The Centroberyx gerrardi isolate f3 chromosome 13, fCenGer3.hap1.cur.20231027, whole genome shotgun sequence genome contains the following window.
GTGTATGAcactataataaaaataaatcaaccaatcaatcaaaatacagcattttgaaggtgtgtgtgtaccttccaTAGTCCTCTTGTTCCCTCCTCCTGGTAGATGTTGATGAAGTTGCCCATCATGCTGCCCTGGATCACACTTCCCTGAGCCTGCATGCGGATCTGGGAGGGGCAGACAGGGGTAGTTGTCCATGAACTTGAAGTCAGagacaatacacacactcacagcctgTATGGAATGCTTAAAGTTGACCGAGCCAAGTTACAAAATCAAGTACGGGCGTATTGGAGGGCAAAGGCAAAATGTTTGGGATTTTTGGCGAGCACACTGTCCTGAAGTATTTTCCCCATCCTGTTTTCCAGGAATTCGCCACCCCGAGCtagacttttgtttttttcatttcatagtGGCCGCTGTTTACAAACCAGCCTCGGCTCGCTGTCTGGCTCCAGGAGGCTGTGATGAGTTGGCGGCTGCAGCAAGAACACACCGTGACCATAACGCAATGTTCTAAACCTGCAGCCACATCTAGTAacccttaacacacacacacttaagagaGGAGGTCGTTATGCCTAATAGGGCATGGTGAGAAAAGGCCAGCCAAAACATTATGCGCACAGACaagcaatgcacacacacggatCATATTCATGCATCCGTATCGTTTACTAAGTCCCAGAGGGCTTAGTCTATAAATAATCCACAAGTGGTGGCTTGATAGCACCATGATGCCTTTCACTCCACTAGGCGCTCTACCAAAACCACAGTTTATAGCTGTCAGATGCATCTGGAAGGGGACtagtaacaccccccccccctccctgcacTCCCCTAGGTCTTAAAAATAGCATTGTGCCAGATTAAACATGGTCTTAATCCAAGGTCACTTGAGTTATTCCAGCTGTATCTATAACAGAACAAGTCTGAATGTGCTCTGAAAGAAGACTGCCCTGTTTTTCCACGGAGGGCGGCTGCGCGCCATTTGTTGCGGTTCTGAGAAATGAAACCAAACCAGCTCTACTGCTCTGGTGGATAATTGATGGCACGACTGCACAGATTGAGAAAAATCAGGACAACACACAGGGGGGATCCAGCACaacctttatgtgtgtgtgtgtgtgtgtgtgtgtgtgttattagcTACCTTTAGCACATCTGTGGGGTTGGcgatggaggaggagatgacTCCGGAGAGAACACCACACGCCACGTTAGTCAGCAGTGTCTCAtctgaaagaggagaagagtgggaggcatgctgtaactgtaactagGCTGTGTTCCAGGCATGGGGCTGTAAACTATTGCAGTTTCCCATTAAGAGTCTTATTACACGCGCAGACACACAGTTACAACGAACCCCTCGCTCTGCAAAAAGGAGACACGTTGAAGTAGGTCACACACATGTCTGCGCCTCCCCTGTGACCTTCAGGAGGGGCGGGTGGGTTAGGAATGTGCTTGTAAATGTTACTGTAGAAGCCTCTGGTGGGGATGTGAAAGACGCACAGGCACCAACTCCAGCAGTTTCACAGAGCCCACACActctatagagacagtgcataaaAAAGGCCACGCCCATCATGGGGGAAACCGCTGCGCCGCTTTCCATTCACCTTGTGTGACTTAATGTGCGTCATTGTCATTAttgcccaaattaaacatgcctaaaagctgttctgtggtgggcttcacagccaacaaacttgaaaaatgtgaatttcaGTTTTTTGGGCTCCCGAGTAAAACAAGGGAGCCGCTGAGAAGAAAAATGGGGATCTAGGCCGTACGGAGAGAGGCGCTGACTGGTACATGGTAGAAGAGGGGGGAAACTTTGGGACCCTGAGACTAAGTACACTTATAATGTGGCCAGTATTTTGTCACTGGTCAGTAACTTACCAGTAATTATCTAGTTATATTCTTGTAAGATAACctgaatgttaaaatgtgtttaaaagctaCCATGCTGTCCTAACATTAGGTTGCTACTAAGCTAACATCACTGAGCCAATCCCTCTCTATACACCATCtgagttgtgttcatgtgtgggtcTCAGGATAGTTTGCTCTGTATTGACTGCCAGTCCAGGGTgcaaaaataatgagaaatctcactgacttgttagctaacataagATAACGTTAGTTAAcaacaatccactttaataACCAATGTCACGTCAGCATCGCTCAAACTTatagtctgaaaagcatagctgtatttccaatttttaaatattaagtgaaattattcaaagTCAACTTATTATCTTACCTGGTGATTCAATTAAGTAGTGGTAAATATCGAAGTATTTCACTTCTGGCCACTGTGTGGGATCATTTATCCAGCTTTATtgaaaaaggacattgatggaggccagttcattttttcagtgtaccttctcctctctgtttgaggcagtgtgctgaaataattctttgacagacttgtttactcgaaaacaggaaaaaccaGGCTGTCCATATCTGTTAAGATTTCCTCCCGATTGCCGCTTTTGCCGGTTTGTCTGTTTTCCCCCacggtgggcgtggctttcgAAGTATGACGCGCTCTGCAGTGTGTGACAACAATGTAGTGATGTATGGGCATGGGACAGCCAGACTGTGTGAGCATGCGTGACTGGGTCTCACCCTCAGGTCTGTCAACTAGTAGCCGCTTGAAGCTTTGGTAGGTGCCAATCTTTATGGTCCCATAGGATGCCTGACGCAACATGGCAGGGGCAATACTGTGAAAGAGAAACAAGGAGGTATTAGATTCTAACGCCTCTGTCTAAAacgcacacatgcgcgcgcacatactgtacatacaaaagACTCACCCTGAATACAGTGCTCTGAGCCCCTCCTCCCTGCATATCCTGGCCATAGCATGGAGCATGCCTCTGTAGCGGATCTCTCGGTATTTGCTGTCGCCCACCTGGCCTTGAACTTGAAGCCGCGTCTTGGTTAAATCGATTGGGAAGGTCCCTGCAAAACAGAGCGGCGGATAATCACGCATTAGACGGTGAATCACATGTAGGAGTCAAAGCGTTAATCCGCCCCGGCCTAGCTAACAGACACAAGACACATCACTCACCGCATTCCGCCGTAACAGAAGCCAGACCGCCGAAAACAAAGGGTTTCCAGTTAGCGTTGGACATTTTCTCCCGCTGCTTGTTGCGTTTGCGTGAATATCTCTCGGTGAACCGGCGAGCAGGTACCAATTTTTTATATTGCAACGGCTTGCAACGCGTTTCATACCCTGCCGGCGTTTGAGAAGTCCAGCCCCgtgtccctcctcctctcggCCTTGGAGGAGGATTAGTCCGCCACGCCCCCAGGCCGCTCTCCCCGCCCACTgccctgttgcttggcaaccgtgctagagaggaggaagagacagcaAGTTCTCGCCAAAGATCGTCTATTTAGACATTATCAATACATCAGTGTGTCTGACTCTCTTGGTTGTATTTCTGCCTTGTAGTTAATGGCAGCAGTGAGAGCCTTTCTCATCTCCTTACAGTGAAGaacattttcatgtgtgtgAATTTCACACTGCTTCGAATGAACTTCTTTCTGAATCAGTTTGAGCCAAAGTAAGAGGAATAATATCGTAGACAGTTCaagcatgtgcacatacacacacacacacacacacacacacacacacacacacacacacagacacacacacacacactgtacacacaggcagccaTTGCATTTTAGAAAGTTCCCCATTATTTATTAACTCATTGATAAATACAATTGAttatattaatttattaattatttattattcatccCTTTAACCAATGACCAGAATAAAGAAGCTGATTCAGTCCATCATTGATATAAATAGCACAATAAATCTCCGCTATTAGCTTCATTATTGTCACCTCAATACACAATAGAATAAGCAGCTTCTCTTTAGCAGTGTCGACATCAACATCGACATCATCCTTGGTGGTGTAGGTGGCTTTTCTGTTGCTGCAAGGTACGTTTCACACAAAGTTAACCAGATTGTTACTAGTTTGTAGActttacatttgaatttgtaCGCTGTGAATGAGAATGCTGTACACAAATGTTTTTACAGTTTATTagtttgttgctgctgtttctgctttatttaaCCATTCCTCCCAACCGAAAAAAAGGTGCAGAGTGTAGATGTAGAGGCAGCTCGCCTTGTAACACAAGCTGATCCAGCCAACACCTGCCACGaggctccagctgctgctgaggccGAACAGGAGCGGCCCACCATCCCTAAACAGATGGATGGGGTGGTTGAGCCCATGAGGTGAACCCAAGTGGAGGaggccaccagcagcagcagccgtgcTAAGGAGGAGTCCACCTCCACTAACTATATCCTCAACtccataataataacaactcAAAGAAGTGAATCTCAAAGCTTAATTTGACATATTTTGCCTGCTAGTTCTTTTTCTTAATGGACCTCAACACTGCATATATATTTTGTGTACACCTTTTTGTTAGTAGTTATGGCTTGTGAATTATACCCTGTGCTTAGGAGAGCCTCCTGTCTGTCATGtgtattgactgtgtgtgtgtgtgtgtgtgtgtgtgtgtgtgtgtgtgtgttggtgcatgtgtatgtgtatgttagtCTCAGAATGATTTGGATTTGTTGCCATCCATGTAAATCTCTACACTAAAGCATGCTGCACCCAGTTGGAGTACTGTGAGTGTGGAGTGGACAGATCTGGCCAGCAGTGTTCCTTCCTGACCCTGCGCAGGTGAgtgacatcacatccatcaCAAACACCCCACCCAAGTGTTGTCGTCATTTTCGGGGCTCCGGGATCGTGTCCGGTTCCTTTTATCTTTCGCCTGTGTCTAAGATGAATAGGAGTTCTGGTTCCCATTTAGGTTTTGTCCTGTATATATGTGAAGGCATGGCATTAGAAATATCACAGGGCTAATTTATTATATGTGTTATCAACTTAATTTTCATCCCATTATCGATGACCTGAACACATACAGCTCTCTAGATGGGGTACTGATGTTGGCTTATTTCACaccatttattcatttcatcttGACACACAGCAATGCAGCTTTTGAATCAATTTTAAGAACTCCACTCACATATGATGATGACTTACATATGATGTAATGCCTCAAGACCTTCAAAGGACCTTGAATATTATTCAAGGAAATGTTAGCAGTCTGGTGATATAACTGATTGCTGCTGCTATCGTTTATTGAAAAAGTGTAATTATGATCAATAATAAGGTAAGACAAGTAATAAGGTAAGATGAGCTTTATTGATGCCAGAGGGAAAATTGGGCCAatacagcagcaaagaatagacATGTAGGTCAAAGAACTAAGAATAAAAAAGGTAATAA
Protein-coding sequences here:
- the LOC139926783 gene encoding kidney mitochondrial carrier protein 1, with the translated sequence MSNANWKPFVFGGLASVTAECGTFPIDLTKTRLQVQGQVGDSKYREIRYRGMLHAMARICREEGLRALYSGIAPAMLRQASYGTIKIGTYQSFKRLLVDRPEDETLLTNVACGVLSGVISSSIANPTDVLKIRMQAQGSVIQGSMMGNFINIYQEEGTRGLWKGVSLTAQRAAIVVGVELPVYDITKKHLIMSGHMGDTVYTHFLSSFVCGLAGALASNPVDVVRTRMMNQRGGALYQGTLDCLLQTWRSEGFMALYKGFFPNWLRLGPWNIIFFLTYEQLKKIDV